One part of the Herpetosiphonaceae bacterium genome encodes these proteins:
- a CDS encoding SRPBCC domain-containing protein, translating to MSLIRVPSIAFTTYIDVLPDQVYAILTSSKGWDTWFTYRTRIDPQAGGQIQFYWKDFGPYHLTLRANGIVLEAEPNRKLMFQWIVASVPTTVTIMLEELEGGTLVKLTEEGHTATDQDLAVLIDSAAGWGEALTRLKYYLEYGVTYGVVPHAVGAKPSLTDQRVFKRVVVV from the coding sequence ATGTCGTTAATCAGGGTTCCCAGTATTGCCTTCACCACGTATATCGACGTGTTGCCAGATCAGGTGTATGCGATCCTGACCAGCAGCAAGGGCTGGGATACGTGGTTTACCTACAGAACCCGGATCGACCCACAGGCAGGCGGCCAGATCCAGTTTTACTGGAAAGATTTCGGGCCATATCACCTGACGCTGCGGGCGAACGGGATTGTGCTTGAGGCCGAGCCAAACCGCAAGCTGATGTTCCAATGGATCGTCGCGAGCGTGCCGACGACTGTCACGATCATGCTGGAAGAGCTTGAAGGCGGCACGCTCGTGAAGCTGACTGAGGAAGGCCACACCGCGACGGATCAGGATCTGGCGGTATTAATCGACTCGGCTGCCGGCTGGGGCGAGGCACTCACACGCTTGAAATATTACCTGGAATACGGAGTAACCTACGGCGTCGTACCCCACGCGGTGGGCGCCAAGCCATCACTGACCGACCAGCGGGTGTTCAAGCGCGTGGTGGTGGTCTGA
- a CDS encoding acyl-CoA thioesterase has protein sequence MRAYEYSHIVGFEETNLVGNVYYANYIRWQGRCRELFLRDHAPSVLNDLSQGLALVTTRVNCEFLSELFALDEIVIRMQLGALVQNRVTMIFEYWRRSNDGEQLVARGEQQIACMRRSGETLGPVPVPHALREALRMYEAA, from the coding sequence ATGCGTGCCTATGAGTATAGCCATATCGTGGGCTTTGAGGAAACCAATCTCGTCGGCAACGTGTACTACGCGAACTATATTCGTTGGCAAGGCCGCTGTCGTGAACTCTTCCTCCGCGATCACGCGCCCTCGGTGCTCAACGATCTTTCCCAGGGTCTTGCCCTGGTGACGACACGAGTCAACTGTGAATTTTTATCGGAGCTGTTCGCGCTGGATGAGATCGTGATTCGGATGCAGCTGGGAGCGCTGGTGCAAAACCGGGTCACGATGATCTTTGAATATTGGCGACGATCAAACGACGGCGAGCAGCTAGTAGCGCGCGGCGAGCAGCAGATTGCGTGTATGCGCCGCAGCGGCGAAACATTAGGTCCCGTGCCGGTGCCACACGCACTGCGCGAAGCATTACGGATGTATGAAGCGGCCTAG
- a CDS encoding helix-turn-helix transcriptional regulator, giving the protein MADVAMLSPYHLNRIFRNITGIPPRRFLAALRIEAAKRLLLTTDLSVTEVCFEVGYNSQGTFTTLFTQFVGVSPRQLRRFADDHALLDVEGFVEYDDQILDPLHAGPCVTGQISTTAMINGPIFVGLFSTPVPQGRPAGCICATQLGTFAIPDVPDGHYYVCAVAYQQHADSLEYLLPDQSLLYVGATRDPLTVKDSQIIKGSADVRLRRASLIDPPILTALPSFMAQHTLASSIAAA; this is encoded by the coding sequence ATGGCGGATGTCGCCATGTTAAGCCCGTATCATCTTAACCGCATCTTCCGCAATATTACCGGGATTCCGCCGCGCCGGTTCCTGGCCGCGCTGCGCATCGAAGCGGCCAAGCGGCTCCTATTGACGACGGACCTGAGCGTGACGGAGGTCTGCTTTGAGGTCGGCTATAACAGCCAGGGAACCTTTACGACGCTCTTTACCCAGTTCGTCGGCGTGTCGCCGCGCCAGCTCCGGCGATTTGCCGATGACCACGCGCTGCTCGATGTCGAAGGCTTTGTCGAGTATGACGATCAGATCCTCGATCCGCTCCATGCTGGTCCTTGCGTGACCGGCCAGATCAGCACGACCGCCATGATCAACGGCCCGATCTTTGTCGGCCTCTTCTCGACGCCGGTTCCCCAGGGCAGACCGGCTGGCTGTATCTGCGCCACGCAGCTAGGAACATTCGCGATCCCGGATGTGCCGGACGGCCACTATTACGTTTGCGCCGTGGCATACCAGCAGCACGCCGATTCGCTGGAGTACCTGCTGCCCGATCAGTCGCTGTTGTATGTGGGTGCGACGCGAGACCCGCTGACCGTGAAAGACAGCCAGATTATTAAAGGCAGTGCCGATGTCAGGCTACGCCGGGCCAGCCTGATCGACCCGCCGATTCTAACGGCGCTCCCGTCGTTCATGGCGCAGCACACGCTGGCGAGTAGCATTGCCGCTGCCTGA